One genomic window of Coregonus clupeaformis isolate EN_2021a chromosome 12, ASM2061545v1, whole genome shotgun sequence includes the following:
- the LOC121578447 gene encoding LOW QUALITY PROTEIN: tubulin polyglutamylase complex subunit 2 (The sequence of the model RefSeq protein was modified relative to this genomic sequence to represent the inferred CDS: substituted 1 base at 1 genomic stop codon): MASQGGKKDECVPLGCMLLNGVAKLRPLCQSSSVFSLPKLKSECETAEPHFDSRSRIFELDPCSENGKVCLVYKDCTKGVVALQCEVWFLDHSLYWHYLMPSFTAYYRLMITNLGLPEWQYVFTPYGPRPTXYIYRRFLEGASQWASLYKPLTFHCEPSMADLAREQTVNKLDPSKAFRGKAKLKQSAQGDIGGHARGQ; the protein is encoded by the exons ATGGCTTCTCAAGGCGGGAAAAAAG ATGAGTGTGTCCCTTTAGGATGCATGCTGCTCAATGGTGTGGCCAAACTGCGTCCTCTGTGCCAGTCGTCGTCAGTGTTCTCCCTCCCCAAGTTGAAG TCAGAGTGTGAGACAGCGGAGCCCCATTTTGATTCCAGGAGCCGTATCTTTGAGCTGGACCCCTGCAGCGAGAATGGCAAAGTCTGCCTGGTCTATAAAGACTGCACAAAAG GTGTGGTGGCCCTGCAGTGTGAGGTGTGGTTCCTGGACCACTCTCTGTACTGGCACTACCTGATGCCCAGCTTCACCGCCTACTACCGCCTGATGATCACTAACCTGGGCCTGCCAGAGTGGCAGTACGTCTTCACCCCCTACGGCCCCAGGCCAACCTAATACATATACCGTCGCTTCCTAGAAGGGGCTAGT CAGTGGGCGTCTCTCTACAAGCCTCTGACGTTCCACTGTGAGCCCAGTATGGCTGACCTGGCCAGAGAGCAGACCGTCAACAAGCTGGACCCCAGCAAAGCCTTCCGGGGCAAAGCCAAGCTGAAACAGTCAGCCCAGGGAGACATA ggaggacatgctcgggggcaa